Part of the Tumebacillus sp. BK434 genome is shown below.
GCTGCGCTCCGACTTGGTGCGTGCGTTTCAGGAGAAGTTGGGCTGCCTCCTGCACAACACGTGGGGGGCGACGGAGGTGTCGATCGACTCGACGGTGCACACCTGCACAGAAGAGGATGCGCGGGAAACGGAGATCGTGTCGGTGGGACGTCCCCTCGATAACAACCGCTGCTACGTGCTGGATGGACAGCTGCAGCCGGTGCCGGTCGGGGTGCCGGGCGACTTGTATCTGGCCGGGATCGGGCTGGCACGCGGGTATTTGAATGACCCGGAGAAGACGGCGGCAGCGTTTGTGGCCGATCCGTTTGTGCCGGGCGAGCGGATGTACAAGACGGGCGACCGCGGATATTTCCGCCGCGATGGCCGGATCATGTTCCTCGGCCGCCTCGATGACCAGATCAAGGTGCGGGGACAGCGCGTGGAGGTCGGGGAGATCGAAGCGGTGTTGGCGGCGCATCCGGGTCTGGAACAGTCGTCGGTGAAGGCGTTTAAAGGCAGCGACGGGTATCGTCTGGCCGCTTATTGTGTGCCGCGCGCCGGGCAGGAGGACGACGTGACGCCGGAAGCGCTGCGGGCGTTTATGGGCGAACGTTTGCCGGAGTATATGGTGCCGTGGCGGTTTGTGAAGATGGAAGGTGCGTTGCCGACGACAGTTTCTGGGAAGATCGATCGCAAGGCGCTGCCCGATCCGGGGGAGGAGCGGCCAGACTTGCATGTCGGGTTTGCAGCGCCAGAGACGGAGCTGCAGCGGGCAATAGCGGAGCTGTGGCAGGAACTGTTGAAGGTGAAGGAAGTTGGGATTTATGACAACTTCTTTGATCTGGGCGGCCACTCGCTGACGGCGACGCGGATCTTGTCGCGGATCAACCGGAAACTGGAGGTGCACGTGCCGCTGAAGGTGCTGTTTGAGGCGCCGACGGTGGCAGGCTTGGCGGAGTATGTGCAGAATCTGCACGGCCGCGGGGAACAACGCACTCCTGTTGCGATTGAACGCTTGGGCGGCCAGGGGGAGCATGAGCTGTCTCATGCGCAGAAGCGGTTCTGGTTTCAGTATTTGATGGAACCGCTGAATGCATGCGGCGGGGTGAGTGCGAAGCGGATCGACGGTCCGCTCGATGCACAGCGGTTCTTGAGGGCTTATGCGGCGCTGTGCGAGCGGCACAGCATCATGCGGGCGACGTTTGCGGAGCGCGACGGGCTGCCGGTGCAGGTGCTGCAGCAGACCTTGGAGCAGCCGATTGTGTATACGGATACTATGGAGTTGCCGGAGGAAGAGCGCTGGAAGGCGCTGGCTGAGGCGGTCAGACGGGAACAGGAAACACCGTTTCATCTGCGGGAAGAGACGGCGTTCCGCGCCGGGCTGTATAAGATGGCGGAGCAGGAGCATCTGCTGGTGATCACGCTGCATCCGATCGCGTATGACAGTTGGTCGGAAGCGGTGTTTATGCAGGATCTGAGCACGCTGTATCAGGAGAAGCCGATGGCTCCGGCGGTGCAATATACAGATTATGCGGCGTGGCAGAACCGGCTGCTCGGCAACCGGGAGCTGGAGGAGCAGCGGGCGTATTGGGCGAAACGGCTGCAGGAGGATGTTGGCGCGCCTGCTCTTCCCTATGATTTTGCTGCTCCGCCAGCAGCGCCGGAAACGGAGTTTCTGCGGAATTGGAAACTTGATGCGGAGTTGACAGGGAAACTGCGTGAGCTGGCAGCAGCTCAAGGCACGACGATGTATGTGCTGCTCTTGGCCGGCTATAAGATCTGGCTGTCGCTGGTTTCTCGTCAGGAGCAGGTCACGGTGTGTGCGCCGCTGTCGGGGCGCAGTCATCCGGATTTGGAAGGCGTGCTTGGCGTGCTGGTGAATCCGGTGGCGATGCGGACAGACTTTTCGGGCAATCCGAGCGGGCTGCAGGCGATTGAACGGGTGAAGGAGACGGCGGTGGGGGCGTATGCTCATCAGGATTATCCGTTCGATCTGGTGCTGCAGGATCTGCGGGCGAACGGGCTGGCTGCGCAGGCGCTCTACAAGGTGGTGTTTGTGGGCCAGAATGCTCATCTCGATGAGATGGTGCTGGAGGCAGGCGTGACGCTGACCAACCGATCAATGCCTGAGCTGTTTGCGCCTTGGGGGCTGGATGTGCGGGATTATGTCCACAATCGGTTTGCGGGCGACCCTTCGGTGCAACTGGACTTGCATGTGGATGTGTTTGAAGGGGAAGCGGATGTTTTGGTGATGACCCGGTTTAATCCGCTGCGCTTTGCCGGGGAGACGATTGAAGGGTTTTTGGCGCAGTATACGCGGGTGTTGGAGCAACTGGCAGAAGACCCCTCGATGCGTCTTTCGCAGTTTGTGGTGGAGGAAGCAGCATTTGTGCTGGACGATCTTTTTTAATCTGTATTCAAAAAGGGACTGTGCTTTCTGCACAGTCCTTTTTATGTGTCTGTGGGGGGGTTACATCGGGATCTGGTTGTTTTGTGGCGGTTGGGGGAGGGAGGAAGTTTGTGGTGCGGTTTTTTGGTTTTTGTAGGTGCGGAGCACCTGCGTGATCAAGTTCTTGAGTTTATAGAAGGGAGCGGAGCGGTTTTTTCCGTACAGAACACGCGTAAGCGTGTTGAAGGCGTCGTGGAGCTCAGGTGTGTAGGGGTGCCAGTTGATTTCTTGGGGCTTCGTGCCTTTGTTGACCATGACGGAGGTCTGATGGCTGAAGGTGTGCAGGCCTTCCGGACCGTGATAACGGCCCATGCCGCTGTGTTTAACACCGCCGAAAGGGAGATGCGGGTTGGCGACGGTGGTGATGACATCGTTGACGCATACGTTGCCGGAGATGAGCTGGGACGCGACGCGCTTGGCTTTCCGGAGGTCTTGGGACCAAACGGATGCGTTGAGGCCGTAGTCGGAGTCGTTGGCGAGAGCGATCACCTCTTGCTCAGTTTGGAACGGCATGATCGGCAGCACGGGTCCGAACGTCTCTTCGCGCATGATCCGCATGCCGGGCGTCACGCCGGTCAGGACCGTCGGGGCAAAGTAAAGCCCTGGTTCTTGGCGGGCTCCACCGCACTCGATCTTGGCGCCTTGTTCAAGGGCATCGGCCAGATGCTCTTCCACGACTGCAAGCTGGGGCGGATAGGTCATGGAGCCGTAGTCGATGCCGGGGCGAAGGTTTTGCGTCGCGGCGATCGCTTTGCGGACGAATTCGTCATAGACGGATGCTTCGACGTAGACGCGTTCGACCGACATGCAGACTTGGCCGGCGTTGGTGAACGCGCCCCACAGCGCCCCTTTGACGGCGCGGTCGATGTTGGCGTCGGCGAAGACGATCATCGGGTCTTTGCCGCCGAGTTCGAGCTCGACCGGGATGAGGTGCTCGGCAGCGGCGGCCATGATTTTTTTGCCGGTGGCGACGGAGCCGGTAAAGAATAGTTTGTCAGGTCTGGCTGCGACGACCGCCTGGCCGGTCTCGCGGCCGCCGTGCAGGACTTGCACAACGTGGGGCGGAAATCCGGCCGCCGCAAACAGGTCTTCGATGACGGCGCCGACCAGCGGGGTGACTTCGGATGGCTTGAACAGTACGGTGTTGCCGGCGATCAGCGCGGACAGCACAGGCACGATCGACAGGTACAGCGGGTAGTTCCACGGGGAGATCACACCGATGACGCCCATCGGCTTGTATTCGACGTACGAGCGGTTGCCGAAAAAGAGAAGTGGCGTTTTGACGCGCTGGGGCGCAAGGATGCGCGCCGCATTTTTTTCGATGTAGCGCAAGGTGTCGACCGTGGGGAAGATCTCGGCGATCACAGCCTCGACCTGGACTTTGCCGGTGGCTTTGGCGATGTCTTGGGCCACGGGATCCATCTGGTCGACGAGGTGTTCGCGCAGGCGCTTGAGACAGCCGAGCCGCACGTCAAGCGGCGTCCGGGACCAGGCCGGGAACGCGTCGCGGGCGCGCTTCATCGCCGCTTGCACGGCAGAAGCGTCAGTCTCCGGGATCTCGGTGATCGCTTCGCCGGTGGCCGGGTTGTATTGAGTCATATATGTCATAGGATGTTCACTCCTTTTAGACGCATAAGTTCAATTTTATTGTACTGGATCGTTCGAAAAAAGAGTATCATTTCTTTTTGCCATCGCCTGCGCATAAAATGTCTCAAGCACAAGTGCGGGGAGGGCTGGTCGCATGGATATGAATGATCCGCTGGTCTGGACGGTCGCCGTCGGGATGCAGTTCGCATTCGCTTTTTTTCTGGTGATCGCCACGTTTGAAGTGGTGCTGAAAGCGAAGAAGAAGTAAAAAACCGCTTCCGGTGAAGGAGGCGGTTTTTATTGTGCGTCTTCAGGGGTGTCGTCCTGGCGGTACACTGCAACGCGGTTGCGGCCGGCTCGTTTCGCGCCGTAATACATGGCACGGTCGGCATAGCGGAGCAGTTGCTGACCGTCTTCCGCATCGCTCGGGTAGGTGGCGACACCGATCGAGACGGTCGTTTCGATGTGCAGCGTTTCGCCTTCCAGCGTCGGCACGGTGAACTTCTCGGCCGCCATGCGCGCGCGGATCTGTTCGGCGATGCCGGCCGCCACGTCGCGGTTGGCGCCAGGCAGCAGCACGAGGAACTCCTCGCCGCCGTAGCGGGCGACAAAGTCGCTTTTGCGCACCGTATCTTCGAACAGGCGGGCGGCGCGCTCGAGCACAGCATTGCCGGCGAGGTGGCCGTAGCGGTCGTTGACCTGTTTGAAGTGGTCGAGATCGATCAGCAGCAGCGAGAGCGGCGCATCGGTGATCCGCTCCATCTCTTCAGCCAGTCGGCGCTCAAGAAAACGGTGATTCGGCAGTTCCGTCAGCTCGTCGTACAAGCTCTGCTTCTCCATGTTCGCATAGCGCATGGCGTTGCGGTAGGAGACGGTGAGCTGGTTGGCGAGGATGGAGATCGCATCGAGCGTGGTCGCGTCGAACTCGCTTTTTTTCGTGCCGATCAAACAGCAGAAGCCGAC
Proteins encoded:
- a CDS encoding aldehyde dehydrogenase family protein yields the protein MTYMTQYNPATGEAITEIPETDASAVQAAMKRARDAFPAWSRTPLDVRLGCLKRLREHLVDQMDPVAQDIAKATGKVQVEAVIAEIFPTVDTLRYIEKNAARILAPQRVKTPLLFFGNRSYVEYKPMGVIGVISPWNYPLYLSIVPVLSALIAGNTVLFKPSEVTPLVGAVIEDLFAAAGFPPHVVQVLHGGRETGQAVVAARPDKLFFTGSVATGKKIMAAAAEHLIPVELELGGKDPMIVFADANIDRAVKGALWGAFTNAGQVCMSVERVYVEASVYDEFVRKAIAATQNLRPGIDYGSMTYPPQLAVVEEHLADALEQGAKIECGGARQEPGLYFAPTVLTGVTPGMRIMREETFGPVLPIMPFQTEQEVIALANDSDYGLNASVWSQDLRKAKRVASQLISGNVCVNDVITTVANPHLPFGGVKHSGMGRYHGPEGLHTFSHQTSVMVNKGTKPQEINWHPYTPELHDAFNTLTRVLYGKNRSAPFYKLKNLITQVLRTYKNQKTAPQTSSLPQPPQNNQIPM